In Hymenobacter sublimis, a single genomic region encodes these proteins:
- the recG gene encoding ATP-dependent DNA helicase RecG: protein MSNFFQTKIEFLRGVGLQRAQLLQKELGLFTYGDLIQRYPFRYLDRTQFYNICDLHDDLPYVQVKGILRGREVVGEGPKKRMVAKLADASGELELVWFKGVNYLEKIIKNHQEYIVFGKPTMFNGRPQMAHPELEEVTEAKAGQSYLQPVYNTTEKLKNYHRVDSKAIARMVADLLKLALPQVHETLSPDLIQQYGLMEKAMALQQIHFPQSTELLQTARFRLKFEELFYVQLKLLRQKDQRKVTLAGQIFKEVPTLVHFYKNVMPFDLTGAQKRVIHDIYKDFCSGQQMNRLLQGDVGSGKTIVAFISMLMAADNGAQSCLMAPTEILADQHYVGLKHFADMLGLKIGKLTGSTRTAERRVLHEQLRSGEMHMLVGTHALLEDVVQFRNLGLTVMDEQHRFGVAQRSKLWQKNPHVIPHVLVMTATPIPRTLAMTLYGDLDVSVIDELPAGRKPIVTVHRFDSNRLKVFGFLRDQIKLGRQVYIVYPLIEESETMADYKDLMDGYESVARAFPEFQISIMHGRMSAAEKDAEMQRFVKNETQIMVATTVIEVGVNVPNASVMVIESTERFGLSQLHQLRGRVGRGADQSYCILMSGYKLSKDSRTRIETMVRTNNGFEIADIDLKLRGPGDLMGTQQSGVLDLLIADLAKDGRILTESRAAAQQLINEDPGLSKPENLAIRRHIESLPATAVNWSRIS, encoded by the coding sequence ATGAGTAACTTCTTTCAAACCAAGATAGAATTTCTGCGCGGCGTGGGGCTGCAGCGGGCTCAGCTTCTGCAGAAAGAGTTGGGCCTGTTCACCTACGGCGACCTAATCCAGCGCTACCCTTTCCGCTACCTCGACCGTACCCAGTTCTACAACATCTGCGACTTGCACGATGACCTGCCCTACGTGCAAGTGAAGGGCATCCTGCGCGGGCGGGAAGTAGTAGGCGAAGGACCCAAGAAGCGCATGGTAGCCAAGCTCGCCGATGCCAGTGGGGAGCTGGAGTTGGTGTGGTTTAAGGGCGTGAACTACCTGGAAAAGATCATCAAAAATCACCAGGAGTACATTGTCTTTGGCAAGCCAACCATGTTTAACGGGCGGCCCCAGATGGCTCATCCCGAGCTGGAGGAGGTCACGGAGGCCAAAGCTGGCCAGAGCTACCTGCAGCCGGTGTACAACACCACCGAAAAGCTCAAAAATTACCACCGGGTTGATAGCAAGGCCATTGCCCGCATGGTGGCCGACCTGCTCAAGCTGGCCCTGCCCCAGGTGCACGAAACCCTGTCGCCGGACCTGATTCAGCAGTACGGGCTGATGGAGAAGGCCATGGCGCTCCAGCAGATTCACTTCCCGCAAAGCACGGAGCTTCTCCAGACGGCCCGGTTCCGGTTGAAATTCGAGGAGCTGTTTTACGTGCAGCTCAAGCTGCTGCGCCAGAAAGATCAGCGCAAAGTCACGCTGGCCGGCCAGATTTTCAAGGAAGTGCCTACCCTCGTGCACTTCTACAAAAACGTAATGCCCTTCGATCTGACGGGCGCCCAGAAGCGGGTTATTCACGACATCTACAAGGATTTCTGCTCGGGCCAGCAGATGAACCGCCTCCTACAGGGCGACGTAGGCTCGGGCAAAACCATTGTGGCCTTTATCAGCATGCTCATGGCCGCCGACAACGGGGCGCAGAGCTGCCTGATGGCGCCTACCGAAATTCTGGCCGATCAGCACTACGTGGGCCTGAAGCACTTTGCCGATATGCTGGGGCTGAAAATTGGCAAGCTCACGGGCAGCACCCGCACCGCCGAGCGCCGCGTTCTGCATGAGCAGCTTCGCTCCGGCGAAATGCACATGCTGGTGGGTACCCACGCCCTGCTGGAAGACGTAGTGCAGTTCCGGAACCTGGGCCTGACGGTGATGGACGAACAGCACCGCTTTGGGGTAGCGCAACGCTCCAAGCTTTGGCAGAAAAACCCTCATGTAATTCCCCACGTGCTGGTGATGACGGCCACGCCCATTCCGCGCACCCTGGCCATGACCCTGTACGGCGACCTGGACGTATCCGTGATTGACGAGCTACCGGCCGGCCGTAAGCCCATTGTCACGGTGCACCGTTTCGACTCGAACCGATTAAAAGTGTTCGGCTTTCTGCGCGACCAAATCAAACTTGGCCGCCAGGTCTACATCGTGTACCCACTGATTGAGGAAAGCGAAACCATGGCCGACTACAAGGACCTGATGGATGGGTACGAGAGTGTAGCGCGCGCCTTCCCGGAGTTCCAGATCAGCATTATGCACGGGCGCATGAGCGCCGCCGAAAAGGACGCCGAAATGCAGCGGTTCGTGAAAAACGAAACCCAGATTATGGTAGCCACTACCGTTATCGAGGTAGGCGTAAACGTGCCCAACGCCTCCGTAATGGTGATTGAGAGCACCGAGCGGTTTGGCCTCTCGCAGCTGCACCAGCTGCGGGGCCGGGTGGGCCGCGGGGCCGACCAGAGCTATTGCATTCTGATGAGCGGCTACAAGCTCAGCAAGGACTCGCGCACCCGCATTGAGACGATGGTACGCACCAACAACGGTTTTGAAATTGCCGACATCGACCTGAAACTGCGCGGCCCCGGCGACCTGATGGGCACCCAGCAAAGCGGCGTGCTAGATTTGCTGATTGCTGATCTGGCCAAGGATGGGCGCATCCTGACCGAGAGCCGGGCGGCCGCGCAGCAACTCATTAACGAAGATCCTGGCCTTAGTAAACCCGAAAACCTGGCTATCCGCCGCCACATTGAGAGCCTACCTGCTACGGCCGTTAACTGGAGCCGAATTAGCTAA
- the gldD gene encoding gliding motility lipoprotein GldD — protein sequence MAVYPMLRAGGAVLALLALAAGCTSTPDFTPKPKGYNRIDLPPHAYQQLGPGHPYQFEYSRYAKILRDSSYLAQPHWINVYYPSLQANVQVTYASLAGKPQLYSKLLEDARKLTSKHEIKATAIDENVLKTPHGMRVSVFELQGEVPSQFQFYTTDSTKHFFRGALYFRTATANDSLAPVIDYVKQDIVRMLNTLHYQ from the coding sequence ATGGCCGTTTATCCAATGCTGCGTGCTGGGGGTGCAGTTCTCGCTTTGCTGGCCCTGGCCGCCGGCTGCACCTCTACCCCTGACTTTACGCCCAAGCCGAAAGGCTACAACCGCATCGACCTGCCCCCGCATGCCTACCAGCAGTTGGGGCCCGGCCACCCGTATCAGTTTGAGTACTCGCGCTACGCCAAGATTCTGCGCGACTCCTCCTACCTGGCCCAGCCCCACTGGATTAACGTGTACTACCCCTCGTTGCAGGCTAACGTGCAGGTGACATACGCCAGCCTAGCCGGCAAGCCCCAACTTTACAGCAAGCTGCTGGAAGATGCCCGCAAGCTCACCAGCAAGCACGAAATAAAAGCTACGGCCATCGACGAGAACGTGCTCAAAACGCCCCATGGCATGCGTGTATCCGTGTTTGAGCTGCAGGGCGAGGTACCTAGCCAGTTTCAGTTTTATACCACCGACAGCACCAAGCACTTTTTCCGGGGCGCCCTCTACTTCCGGACTGCTACCGCTAACGATTCGCTGGCGCCGGTGATTGATTACGTTAAGCAGGACATCGTGCGCATGCTGAACACGCTGCACTATCAATAA
- a CDS encoding single-stranded DNA-binding protein, translating into MAGVNKVILVGNLGKDPEVRHLEGGTSVAHFTLATNEYYKDKQGNRVERTEWHNIAAWRGLAELAEKYLRKGQQVYVEGKIRTRQYQDKDNQTRYITEIIADEISMLGGRPQGSESVSPQPATTEAPTTFRQEPELDQLPF; encoded by the coding sequence ATGGCAGGCGTGAACAAAGTTATTTTAGTCGGTAACTTAGGCAAAGACCCAGAAGTACGGCACTTGGAAGGTGGTACCAGCGTAGCCCATTTTACGCTGGCCACCAATGAATACTACAAAGACAAGCAGGGCAACCGCGTAGAGCGTACGGAATGGCACAACATTGCCGCGTGGCGGGGCCTGGCGGAGCTGGCCGAGAAGTACTTGCGCAAAGGCCAGCAGGTGTACGTAGAAGGCAAGATCCGGACCCGGCAGTACCAGGATAAGGACAACCAGACGCGCTACATCACGGAAATCATTGCCGATGAAATTTCCATGCTGGGTGGTCGGCCTCAGGGTAGCGAAAGCGTCTCTCCTCAACCGGCCACCACGGAAGCTCCTACTACCTTCCGCCAGGAACCGGAACTAGACCAGTTGCCGTTCTAA
- the mutY gene encoding A/G-specific adenine glycosylase, with product MTFSLTAPNQSWFAGALLNWYPRHRRDLPWRHTRDPYAIWLSEVILQQTRVKQGLPYYLDFITSYPTVHDLAAAPQDEVLRHWQGLGYYSRARNMHHTAQQVVQEYGGQFPGSYGELLKLRGVGQYTAAAIASFAYDEQVAVLDGNVYRVLARVFGLTQDIAAPASRKVFQQLADTLIPADHPAEFNQAIMEFGAIQCTPLKPDCLFCPLQSQCYAFQHGMVQELPVKSKAKAARTRYFHYLVLRHGNTLYLRKRGPKDIWEGLYDFALHEDDTAELPAPTLVEAVEKLGGRLAANHAEEPVRSLRHVLSHQKVEAKFHPLWLAEPLPSAALLATGLLPYQAAEIEELPKPMLIANYISNIGI from the coding sequence TTGACATTTTCTTTAACTGCTCCTAACCAATCGTGGTTCGCGGGGGCGCTGCTGAACTGGTATCCGCGCCACCGCCGCGACCTACCCTGGCGTCATACCCGCGACCCATATGCCATTTGGCTGTCGGAGGTAATTCTGCAGCAAACCCGGGTGAAACAGGGCCTGCCCTACTACCTCGATTTCATCACCAGCTACCCCACCGTGCACGACCTGGCCGCGGCTCCGCAAGATGAGGTGCTGCGCCACTGGCAGGGCCTGGGCTACTACTCCCGGGCCCGCAACATGCACCACACGGCCCAGCAGGTAGTGCAGGAGTACGGCGGGCAGTTTCCGGGTTCTTATGGGGAGTTGCTGAAGCTGCGCGGTGTGGGCCAGTATACGGCCGCCGCCATTGCCTCCTTCGCCTACGATGAGCAAGTAGCAGTGCTCGATGGCAACGTGTACCGGGTGTTGGCCCGGGTGTTTGGTCTGACCCAGGACATTGCGGCGCCGGCCAGCCGGAAGGTGTTTCAGCAACTGGCCGATACATTGATTCCGGCGGACCACCCAGCGGAGTTCAACCAGGCTATTATGGAGTTTGGAGCCATTCAGTGCACGCCTCTGAAGCCAGATTGCCTGTTTTGCCCGCTGCAAAGCCAGTGCTACGCCTTCCAGCACGGCATGGTGCAAGAGCTACCCGTAAAGAGCAAGGCCAAAGCCGCCCGTACCCGTTACTTTCACTACTTGGTGCTACGGCACGGGAACACCCTGTATTTGCGCAAGCGCGGCCCCAAAGACATCTGGGAGGGCCTGTACGATTTCGCCTTGCACGAAGACGATACGGCCGAACTACCCGCCCCAACGCTAGTAGAAGCGGTAGAAAAGTTAGGCGGCCGGCTGGCGGCTAACCACGCGGAGGAGCCCGTGCGCAGCTTGCGCCATGTGCTAAGCCATCAGAAGGTAGAAGCCAAGTTTCACCCGTTGTGGCTGGCGGAGCCCCTACCTTCCGCGGCGTTACTGGCTACCGGCCTGCTACCCTACCAAGCGGCTGAGATTGAGGAACTGCCCAAACCCATGCTTATAGCTAATTATATTAGCAATATCGGCATCTAA
- a CDS encoding HU family DNA-binding protein encodes MTKAEVIAEIADKTGIEKADVSATVEAFFKVVKDSMADGNNIYVRGFGSFVNKKRAKKVARNISKNTSIIIDEHFIPSFKPSKTFIGKIKNSKKIKETANA; translated from the coding sequence GTGACTAAAGCAGAAGTAATCGCCGAAATTGCCGACAAAACTGGCATTGAAAAGGCAGACGTTTCGGCTACCGTAGAAGCCTTCTTCAAAGTTGTGAAGGACTCCATGGCCGACGGCAACAACATCTACGTGCGTGGCTTTGGCTCCTTCGTGAACAAAAAGCGCGCGAAGAAAGTCGCCCGTAACATCTCGAAAAACACGTCGATCATCATCGACGAGCATTTCATCCCGAGCTTCAAGCCGTCGAAAACTTTCATCGGCAAAATCAAAAACAGCAAGAAGATCAAGGAAACGGCCAACGCCTAA
- a CDS encoding tetratricopeptide repeat protein, which produces MTTNSSKHQLLILALAVALVAGLFLLPKVVVKPKEGRGELAQDAAQTANRDGGGPATNGSKAIASSGEQPTTVGPEQPHMTVPAAQRQEINGLLAKYEASGADLTGRLRLAQELAAKYKAVEKFDSAGYYFEQVAIARPGEQAWQRAADEYFEAYSFAATEERQKLLGAKCQELYGKVLKNNPDNLDAKTNLGMAYMASDNPVQGITLLREVLAADPRNEKALYNLGLLAIQSSQYDKAVERFRELVNVNTENVNGQFYLGVSLAQTGAKEEARKAFQKAKSLSTDPALAASVDEQLQKLN; this is translated from the coding sequence ATGACTACCAATTCTTCCAAGCACCAACTCCTGATTCTGGCCCTGGCGGTTGCGCTGGTGGCCGGTTTGTTTTTGTTGCCGAAGGTAGTTGTCAAGCCCAAAGAAGGGCGAGGGGAACTGGCCCAAGATGCGGCGCAAACTGCCAACCGCGACGGCGGCGGACCTGCTACCAACGGTTCCAAAGCCATAGCTTCCTCCGGAGAGCAGCCCACAACGGTTGGGCCTGAGCAGCCGCACATGACGGTGCCTGCTGCTCAGCGCCAGGAAATCAATGGGTTGCTGGCGAAGTATGAGGCCTCGGGCGCCGACTTGACGGGCCGCCTGCGGTTGGCTCAGGAGCTGGCGGCCAAGTACAAGGCCGTCGAGAAGTTCGACAGCGCCGGGTATTACTTCGAGCAGGTTGCCATTGCTCGCCCCGGTGAGCAAGCCTGGCAGCGGGCCGCCGATGAGTACTTCGAAGCCTACAGCTTCGCGGCTACGGAGGAGCGGCAGAAACTGCTGGGGGCCAAGTGCCAGGAACTGTACGGGAAAGTCTTGAAAAACAATCCCGACAACCTTGACGCCAAAACCAACCTGGGTATGGCCTACATGGCCAGCGACAATCCGGTGCAGGGCATTACGTTGCTCCGAGAAGTTCTGGCCGCGGATCCTCGCAACGAAAAGGCGCTGTATAACCTTGGCTTACTGGCCATTCAAAGCAGCCAGTACGATAAGGCCGTGGAGCGTTTCCGGGAACTGGTGAACGTTAACACTGAAAACGTCAACGGACAGTTCTATCTTGGCGTCTCTTTAGCCCAGACCGGGGCCAAAGAAGAAGCCCGCAAAGCCTTCCAGAAGGCCAAAAGCCTCAGCACCGACCCCGCCCTGGCGGCTTCAGTGGATGAGCAATTGCAAAAGCTGAACTAA
- a CDS encoding Rne/Rng family ribonuclease produces the protein MSNELIINSTQDGERIALLQDKRLIEYHFDRNDTAYSVGDIFLGTVKKVMPGLNAAFIDIGYQKDAFLHYGDLGENFPSLVKWGKGVQSQKITVGPLKTFQFDGTLDKVGKIDNTLKKGQQLLVQIVKEPISTKGPRLSTDISMAGRYLVLVPFSNTISVSKKIVSKTERERLKRLIASIKPDNFGVIIRTVAEGREVAELDKDMQSMVSKWETLFQNLRAGKPNDKVLGELGRTSSMLRDMLNESFDAITVDSSTMYEEMRSYLQQIAPDKLGLLKLHTGKVKVFEQHGIEKQLKTLFGKTVTVPGGGYLVIEHTEALHVIDVNSGNKSNQEGDQEATALHVNLAAAKEVARQLRLRDMGGIIVVDFIDMKSGESRKKVEDAVHHIMKQDKARYTILPITKFGLLQITRQRVRPAEAIVTGEVCPTCGGTGKISASILVTDEIDNSIDDLLVAQNQSGITLSVHPFLHAYYTKGLVSRQMKWYLKYYKWVKVMKDTSLGLTEYRIEDEHGEEIELHSAAAAMSRLQDRELEITD, from the coding sequence TTGAGTAACGAATTAATCATTAATTCTACTCAGGACGGAGAACGGATTGCCCTGCTACAGGACAAGCGGCTCATCGAATATCATTTCGACCGCAACGACACCGCCTACTCAGTCGGTGACATCTTCCTGGGCACGGTCAAGAAAGTTATGCCCGGTCTGAACGCCGCGTTCATTGACATTGGGTACCAAAAAGACGCCTTCCTGCACTACGGCGACCTGGGGGAGAATTTTCCTTCCCTGGTGAAGTGGGGCAAAGGCGTACAATCGCAGAAAATTACCGTTGGCCCCCTGAAAACCTTCCAGTTTGACGGGACGCTCGACAAAGTCGGCAAAATCGACAACACCCTCAAGAAGGGCCAGCAGCTACTGGTTCAGATTGTAAAGGAGCCAATTTCCACCAAGGGCCCGCGCCTGTCCACGGATATTTCCATGGCCGGCCGCTACCTGGTGCTGGTTCCGTTTTCGAATACCATCAGCGTATCCAAGAAGATTGTCAGCAAGACGGAGCGGGAGCGGCTCAAGCGGCTCATTGCCTCCATCAAGCCCGACAACTTTGGCGTGATTATCCGCACCGTGGCCGAGGGCCGCGAGGTGGCTGAGCTCGACAAGGACATGCAAAGCATGGTGAGCAAGTGGGAAACGCTCTTCCAGAACCTGCGCGCGGGCAAGCCCAACGACAAGGTACTGGGTGAGCTGGGCCGCACCAGCTCCATGCTGCGCGACATGCTCAACGAATCGTTCGATGCCATTACCGTGGACTCATCGACGATGTACGAGGAGATGCGCAGCTACCTGCAGCAGATTGCACCCGACAAGCTCGGGCTCCTGAAGCTGCACACCGGCAAGGTGAAAGTTTTCGAGCAGCACGGCATTGAGAAGCAGCTGAAAACGCTGTTTGGCAAAACCGTGACCGTGCCCGGCGGCGGTTACCTGGTCATCGAACACACGGAGGCTCTGCACGTCATCGACGTAAACTCCGGCAACAAGAGCAACCAGGAAGGCGACCAAGAGGCCACGGCCCTGCACGTGAACCTCGCGGCCGCCAAAGAGGTAGCCCGCCAGCTCCGGCTGCGCGACATGGGCGGCATTATCGTCGTCGATTTCATTGATATGAAGTCGGGCGAGAGCCGCAAGAAGGTGGAAGATGCGGTGCACCACATCATGAAGCAGGACAAGGCCCGCTACACCATCCTCCCCATTACCAAGTTTGGCCTGCTTCAGATTACCCGGCAGCGCGTGCGGCCGGCCGAAGCCATTGTCACCGGTGAGGTGTGCCCTACCTGCGGTGGCACGGGCAAGATTTCGGCTTCCATCCTCGTGACGGACGAAATCGACAACAGCATTGACGACCTGCTGGTAGCTCAAAACCAGTCGGGTATTACGCTTTCGGTGCATCCTTTCCTGCATGCTTACTACACCAAAGGCTTGGTAAGTCGGCAAATGAAATGGTACCTGAAGTATTACAAGTGGGTAAAGGTGATGAAAGACACAAGTCTGGGCCTCACTGAGTACCGCATCGAGGACGAGCACGGCGAGGAAATCGAGCTGCACTCGGCCGCGGCGGCCATGAGCCGGTTGCAGGACCGGGAATTGGAAATAACTGACTGA
- a CDS encoding hybrid sensor histidine kinase/response regulator, whose translation MNSTSATAADSPLDLEQAQLRIQALEEALREASSATVAAERRLDQLVSHLQEGVLLTDEAGQIALINDRFCALWELEEPASYWVGRPWQELTTILMPLTTDPGRFAQAVHSKRQQGAPVFNDPVELADGRVLERDFMPIPADTGTGSNVLIRLRDVTEYRQATDRLRAVASIPGQNPNPIFRLDGTGQLLYTNQAANFLFKSLSEADQTRLLAKAQGLAATALEHSQPWQVDISVGEGFYTVFVAPFGEEGYANLYLVNITKRILVEQELNRAKDEAEAAVRARENFLANMSHEIRTPMNGVLGMAGQLAKTRLDARQQEFVRIIRSSGQHLLTIINDVLDMAKITSGKLEFEQTAFNLCDSLGESLQPLVMQAVEKGLTVTAMPLRDTCPLPWVSADPYRINQVMINLVANAIKFTEPGGHITVSSRQLASTPDTLTVEFVVADTGIGIPPEQQTRIFEGFTQAYADTTRRFGGTGLGLSISRAIVEQLGGTLLVESEPGKGSRFRFVLDFPRTPAVTQDAVHSAFDTGALRGRRVLLVEDNEINRDVARMLLEEWGVAVDEAENGQVGVEMLQHRAYDAVLMDIQMPGMSGLEATAIIRKLPDPAQANIPILALTANAFRADNARYLAAGMNACLTKPFEEEDLYRHLEALIQPATLASGASYDLAKLQTMARGRAAFVDKIIQSFLTNMPASLVELEAAAASHNWAQVAALVHHIKPSVESLGIQGVLPAMQQLEQDIPPMGQPAAASTTATDHIVSQIRRALQELAQELPADARTQ comes from the coding sequence ATGAATTCCACCTCCGCTACTGCCGCCGACTCGCCTTTGGATCTAGAACAGGCTCAACTGCGGATTCAGGCGCTGGAAGAAGCTTTGCGTGAGGCCTCCTCTGCCACCGTCGCCGCCGAACGCCGCCTGGATCAGTTGGTCAGCCATCTGCAGGAAGGGGTGTTGCTCACGGATGAAGCGGGCCAAATAGCGTTGATTAACGACCGGTTTTGTGCGCTCTGGGAGCTAGAGGAACCCGCTAGTTACTGGGTAGGCCGGCCCTGGCAAGAACTGACCACTATTCTGATGCCGCTTACCACGGACCCCGGGCGCTTTGCCCAAGCCGTGCATAGCAAACGGCAGCAAGGAGCGCCCGTATTTAACGACCCCGTGGAGCTGGCCGATGGCCGCGTGTTAGAGCGGGACTTTATGCCCATTCCCGCCGACACTGGCACGGGTAGCAACGTGCTGATCAGGCTGCGCGACGTTACGGAATATCGCCAAGCCACGGATCGGCTGCGGGCCGTAGCCAGCATTCCGGGGCAGAACCCTAATCCTATTTTCCGTTTGGATGGGACGGGGCAACTGCTCTACACCAACCAAGCGGCCAATTTCCTATTCAAATCCCTGAGCGAAGCCGACCAGACTCGGTTGCTGGCCAAGGCCCAGGGACTAGCGGCTACTGCCTTAGAGCATAGCCAGCCCTGGCAGGTGGATATTTCTGTAGGCGAAGGTTTCTATACGGTTTTTGTGGCCCCTTTCGGGGAGGAAGGGTACGCTAACTTGTATTTGGTCAATATTACAAAGCGCATTCTGGTAGAGCAGGAGTTGAACCGGGCTAAAGATGAGGCCGAGGCGGCCGTGCGGGCCCGGGAGAATTTTCTGGCCAACATGAGCCATGAAATCCGTACGCCCATGAACGGGGTGCTGGGCATGGCTGGGCAACTGGCCAAAACCCGCCTCGATGCCCGCCAGCAGGAGTTTGTGCGCATTATCCGCAGCTCGGGCCAGCACCTGCTTACCATCATCAACGACGTGCTGGACATGGCCAAAATCACGTCGGGGAAGCTGGAATTCGAGCAAACGGCCTTTAACCTCTGTGATTCCCTGGGCGAGTCGTTGCAACCGCTGGTGATGCAGGCCGTGGAAAAGGGGCTGACCGTAACGGCCATGCCCCTGCGCGACACCTGCCCCTTGCCCTGGGTTAGCGCCGACCCATACCGCATCAACCAGGTTATGATTAATCTGGTGGCCAACGCCATCAAGTTCACGGAGCCTGGCGGCCATATCACCGTTAGCAGCCGCCAGCTGGCCTCTACCCCCGATACGCTTACCGTGGAATTTGTGGTGGCCGACACCGGCATAGGCATTCCGCCGGAGCAGCAGACGCGCATTTTCGAAGGATTTACCCAGGCTTACGCCGATACTACCCGTCGTTTCGGAGGGACGGGGCTGGGACTGAGTATATCGCGCGCCATTGTGGAGCAGTTGGGAGGTACCTTACTGGTGGAAAGCGAACCGGGAAAGGGTAGTCGCTTCCGGTTTGTGCTGGATTTCCCCCGTACGCCCGCTGTAACCCAGGACGCCGTGCACTCAGCCTTCGATACCGGCGCCCTGCGCGGGCGGCGCGTGCTGCTAGTAGAAGACAACGAAATCAACCGCGACGTAGCCCGCATGCTGCTGGAGGAATGGGGAGTAGCGGTGGACGAGGCCGAAAATGGACAGGTCGGTGTAGAAATGCTTCAACACCGGGCCTATGATGCGGTATTGATGGACATTCAGATGCCCGGCATGAGCGGGTTGGAGGCCACAGCCATCATCCGCAAACTACCCGACCCGGCCCAAGCCAACATCCCCATTCTGGCCCTAACGGCCAACGCCTTCCGGGCTGATAATGCCCGCTACCTAGCCGCCGGCATGAATGCCTGCCTGACCAAGCCATTTGAAGAAGAGGACTTATACCGGCACTTGGAGGCCCTAATTCAACCCGCCACTCTTGCTTCTGGGGCTAGCTACGACCTGGCCAAATTGCAGACCATGGCCCGTGGCCGCGCTGCTTTCGTAGACAAAATCATTCAGTCGTTTCTGACCAACATGCCCGCCAGCTTGGTTGAGTTGGAAGCTGCTGCCGCCAGCCACAACTGGGCCCAGGTGGCCGCCCTGGTTCACCACATAAAGCCCAGTGTGGAGTCATTGGGTATTCAAGGGGTACTACCCGCCATGCAGCAACTGGAACAGGACATTCCGCCCATGGGGCAGCCTGCGGCGGCCAGCACAACAGCCACAGATCATATAGTAAGCCAAATTCGCCGGGCTCTTCAGGAGCTAGCCCAGGAGCTGCCAGCCGATGCCCGCACTCAGTAA
- a CDS encoding porin family protein, producing MKKALLALLISGATIGAASAQVEIGLKVSPSITHLRANSLENGLQNEKAKLSLGGGLIVDYFFGENYAFSTGLELTGKGGTISYFDLQLNARQQQKIGLQYLQVPVTVKLFTNDIATDTKLYFQLGGTLGGVIAGRIGGEKYYTDPATTEKSKASKHVIIPDAGLRAGLGVERQLGKNTKVLAGLSYHRGLLNIDNYFEDSRGFKEVELKNSEFALDLGIKF from the coding sequence ATGAAAAAAGCCCTGCTCGCCCTCTTAATTAGCGGTGCCACCATCGGCGCGGCCTCCGCTCAGGTTGAAATCGGCCTGAAAGTTTCTCCTTCCATCACGCACCTCCGCGCTAACTCGCTCGAGAATGGCCTGCAAAACGAAAAGGCCAAACTCAGCCTGGGTGGCGGCCTTATTGTTGATTATTTCTTCGGCGAAAACTACGCCTTTAGCACTGGCCTGGAGCTAACTGGCAAGGGGGGCACTATTAGCTACTTCGACCTCCAGCTTAATGCGCGGCAGCAGCAGAAAATTGGCCTGCAGTACTTGCAGGTACCCGTTACGGTGAAGCTGTTCACCAACGACATTGCCACCGATACCAAGCTGTATTTCCAACTTGGCGGTACCCTGGGTGGCGTTATTGCCGGCCGGATTGGAGGCGAGAAGTACTACACCGACCCCGCTACTACCGAGAAGAGCAAGGCCTCTAAACACGTTATCATTCCGGACGCAGGATTACGGGCCGGGCTGGGCGTTGAGCGGCAGTTAGGAAAGAACACAAAGGTATTGGCAGGCCTAAGCTACCACCGCGGGCTGCTCAACATTGATAACTACTTTGAGGACAGCCGGGGCTTCAAGGAAGTAGAGCTGAAGAACTCTGAATTCGCTCTAGACCTAGGTATTAAGTTTTAA